A genomic stretch from Arachis stenosperma cultivar V10309 chromosome 3, arast.V10309.gnm1.PFL2, whole genome shotgun sequence includes:
- the LOC130968020 gene encoding expansin-B3-like gives MPDYRSFASSNPSFFFLFSIVLKLMVPCAAEIQPQRHATDLHWYPGTATWYGDPEGDGSTGGACGYGTMVDVKPLRARVGAVGPLLFMNGEGCGACYKVKCVDSSICSRRAVTVIITDECPGCPSDQTHFDLSGAAFGRLAIAGENGQIRDRGQIPVIYRRTPCKYPGRKIAFHVNEGSTPFWLSLLVEFEDAEGDLASMHIREGGSSEWLQMNHLWGANWCIIGGPLRGPFSVKLSTSSGRTLSARDVIPTNWVPKATYTSRLNFYA, from the exons ATGCCGGACTACCGTAGCTTCGCCTCGTCGAATCCGagcttcttctttttgtttAGCATTGTGTTGaagctcatggtgccgtgtGCGGCGGAGATACAACCTCAGCGCCATGCCACCGACCTACATTGGTATCCGGGGACCGCCACGTGGTACGGTGATCCCGAAGGTGACGGCAGCACCG GTGGAGCATGTGGGTATGGGACCATGGTGGATGTGAAGCCATTGAGGGCGAGGGTGGGGGCAGTGGGTCCCCTATTGTTCATGAATGGTGAAGGGTGCGGCGCGTGTTACAAGGTGAAATGTGTTGACTCATCTATATGCTCAAGGAGAGCTGTGACGGTTATTATCACCGACGAGTGCCCCGGCTGCCCCTCTGACCAAACACATTTCGACCTCAGTGGTGCCGCCTTTGGCCGCCTTGCTATCGCCGGCGAGAACGGCCAGATCAGGGACCGTGGTCAAATCCCCGTCATTTACCGAAG AACACCATGTAAATACCCTGGAAGAAAAATTGCCTTCCATGTCAATGAAGGTTCCACACCTTTTTGGTTATCACTTCTTGTTGAGTTTGAAGATGCAGAGGGAGATTTAGCCTCCATGCATATAAGAGAG GGAGGGTCAAGTGAGTGGCTGCAGATGAATCATCTATGGGGTGCAAATTGGTGCATTATTGGGGGTCCTTTAAGAGGACCTTTCTCAGTGAAACTAAGCACTTCCTCCGGAAGAACCCTCTCTGCAAGAGATGTTATTCCTACCAATTGGGTTCCAAAGGCCACTTACACTTCTCGCCTAAATTTCTACGCCTAA
- the LOC130965694 gene encoding uncharacterized protein LOC130965694 codes for MNEDNQGSQKRVSTRGNARFHVSASSFSLGFASRPGPSFFVWNRRAKTQSRWNRVSAPMLRSILWLSLSISGIWIAAALLLPFTGSSGMASTQANASENPTNIPASQSGSTAGITCKKKVAKNALGSRTDVGWEHGISVGEDGKKIQCKYCHKIFSGGVYRLKHHLAGTQKDVGACTTVSDEVKKQMWDVVSGLQVNLMKKTNNGIPFNVSRSEEYSRMFEKAIRYGQGFKPPSYHELRVPLLKKHVELVQQSLEEHREYWKQVGCTIMTDGWTDKRRRTILNFLVNSPKGTVFLKSIDASHITKTADKIFKMIDDVVEEVGEENVIQVVTDNAANYKAAGEMLMKKRKKLFWTPCAAHCIDLMLEDLEKKVTLHKDTIYKGRKITTYIYARTALIALLHIHTKGKDLVRPGMTRFATSYLTLGCLNDNKGSLIKMFLSDQWTSSNFAKTKDGKIIASVVLDKVFWKEVVICLRAAYPLLYVLRMVDSEEKPAMGFIYEEMTSAKEKIRDAFQGVETSYIPIWDIIDARWGNQLHRPLHAAGYYLNPQIHYSSGFKIAYELKKQFYACMERMTGNPDLITKMDVQLEDFKTRKEFFGSKVAQNAIYTKTPAQWWDSYGDQHPELQQFAIRVLNLTCSSSGCERNWSAFEMVHTKRRNRLKAKTMNDVVFVMTNSRLAKKKQTRRSLDYDYSLDELDSDEEWIVADEDGEEEDLDALISDPDLNDGASGNRVVGASKDPLAIPYLDDDEFEELLQGPLPPAPDNDEDGNAEVCETREDFITDEE; via the exons ATGAATGAAGATAATCAAGGTAGTCAAAAACGCGTTTCAACTCGTGGAAACGCACGATTTCACGTTTCTGCATCCTCCTTCAGTCTCGGTTTTGCTTCTCGTCCAGGACCAAGCTTCTTCGTGTGGAATCGCCGCGCAAAAACGCAGAGCCGCTGGAATCGCGTTTCTGCCCCGATGTTGCGTTCAA TTCTCTGGCTCTCACTCTCTATTTCTGGAATCTGGATTGCTGCTGCTCTTCTCCTCCCCTTCACTGGTAGTTCAG GAATGGCATCGACTCAAGCTAATGCAAGTGAAAATCCGACTAACATTCCAGCTTCTCAGTCAGGAAGTACAGCTGGAATCACTTGTAAAAAAAAAGTTGCTAAGAATGCTCTTGGAAGTAGAACTGATGTAGGATGGGAGCACGGGATATCTGTTGGAGAAGATGGAAAGAAGATACAATGTAAATACTGTCATAAAATTTTTTCAGGAGGAGTTTATAGATTGAAACACCACTTAGCAGGAACTCAAAAAGATGTTGGGGCTTGTACAACTGTTAGTGATGAAGTTAAAAAGCAAATGTGGGATGTTGTGAGTGGGTTACAAGTAAATTTGATGAAGAAAACAAAC AATGGCATCCCCTTTAATGTTTCAAGGAGCGAGGAATACAGTAGAATGTTTGAGAAAGCTATAAGATACGGACAAGGATTCAAGCCACCATCCTACCATGAATTAAGGGTGCCTCTTTTGAAGAAACACGTGGAGCTTGTTCAACAATCACTAGAGGAACATAGAGAATATTGGAAGCAGGTTGGTTGCACAATAATGACTGATGGTTGGACAGATAAGAGAAGACGGACCATCCTAAATTTTTTGGTTAATAGTCCTAAAGGGACTGTTTTTTTGAAATCCATTGATGCCTCTCACATTACTAAGACAGCtgataaaatctttaaaatgaTAGATGATGTGGTTGAAGAGGTTGGTGAAGAAAATGTCATCCAAGTTGTCACCGATAATGCGGCTAACTACAAAGCTGCAGGAGAAATGctaatgaaaaagagaaaaaagttgtTTTGGACGCCTTGTGCAGCACATTGCATTGATTTAATGTTAGAAGACTTGGAAAAAAAAGTAACACTTCACAAGGACACAATTTATAAAGGTAGAAAGATTACTACTTACATATATGCTAGAACTGCTCTTATTGCACTACTACACATCCACACTAAGGGGAAAGATTTGGTGAGGCCGGGTATGACCCGTTTTGCAACTTCTTACCTTACTTTGGGATGTCTCAATGACAATAAAGGTTCCTTAATAAAAATGTTTCTTTCTGATCAATGGACTTCTAGTAATTTTGCAAAGACAAAAGATGGAAAGATAATTGCAAGTGTGGTGTTAGATAAGGTGTTTTGGAAGGAAGTCGTAATTTGCTTGAGGGCTGCCTACCCTCTTCTTTATGTGCTTCGTATGGTGGATTCAGAAGAAAAGCCGGCAATGGGATTTATTTATGAAGAAATGACAAGTGCAAAGGAGAAAATACGAGATGCATTTCAAGGAGTTGAGACAAG ttATATACCTATTTGGGATATTATTGATGCAAGATGGGGCAACCAACTTCATAGGCCATTGCATGCTGCAGGCTATTATTTGAATCCTCAGATTCATTATAGCTCTGGTTTTAAAATTGCTTATGAGCTTAAGAAGCAGTTTTATGCTTGTATGGAAAGGATGACAGGAAATCCAGATTTAATCACTAAGATGGATGTTCAACTTGAAGATTTTAAAACTCGAAAAGAGTTTTTTGGTAGTAAAGTAGCTCAAAATGCAATTTATACTAAAACTCCAGCTCAATGGTGGGATTCTTATGGAGATCAGCATCCAGAGCTCCAACAATTTGCAATTCGTGTCTTGAATTTGACATGTAGTTCATCTGGATGTGAACGTAATTGGAGCGCTTTTGAGATG GTTCACACAAAAAGGAGAAACCGTTTGAAAGCTAAAACCATGAATGATGTTGTGTTTGTGATGACAAATTCAAGATTAGCAAAGAAAAAACAAACTAGAAGAAGTCTTGATTATGACTATAGTCTTGATGAGTTGGACTCTGATGAAGAGTGGATTGTTGCTGACGaagatggagaagaagaagatttagATGCTCTAATCTCAGATCCTGATTTAAATGATGGAGCAAGTGGTAATAGAGTTGTTGGTGCCTCTAAGGATCCTTTGGCAATTCCTtatcttgatgatgatgagtttgAAGAACTTCTCCAAGGACCTCTTCCTCCTGCTCCTGATAATGATGAAGATGGTAATGCAGAAGTTTGTGAAACTCGTGAAGATTTTATAACTGATGAAGAATAG